One Nocardia huaxiensis genomic window, ACGCGGAATGGAGAACGCGACGATCTTCTTCATGTCCTTCGGAATGTGGATCAGAATGAGCGAATTGGCGTTGTAACCGCCCTCGGAGCCGTCGCCCGCGTGCAGCTGATCCAGGATCTCCTTGGGCAGGTCGTTGCCGTTCAGATCCTTGCGGGTGTCCAGGCCGATCAGCAGCATATTGATATCGCCGTCGAGGCTGGCCACGGTTTCCACGTCCGAGCGGGTGAAGCCGCTGTCGAAACTGCCCTCGCCGTACCAGACGACACCGGTGACCGTCACGACCGTGACCGCGGCCAGGGTCATGAACCCGCGCCCGGCCACCCGTAGCCACCGGGTCTGCCCGCCGGGCTTGCGATGCGAGCCGCGGCGGCGCCGCGGGGCGGGAGACTCGGATGCTCGGGGATTGCCGGCGCGGCCGCGCACAATCGGGAGTTCTTCGGTCTTGTCGTCGTACATGGCCCTGTCGAGTGTGCCGGAGCGACGGCCCGCTGTCAGATTCTCTTTTGGTCACCCGAACGGTTTGCCCCCGCGCACGGACACGCGTAGTGGCTGATGTCACTCGGCAGCACCCGCTTGTGTATGAGCTTGCACAGTCGTGCATAATCATCACATGGCGGATACCTCTGGTGGGCCCACGGTGCGGGTCGCGGTGGCTGGTGCGAGCGGATACGCGGGCGGTGAGGTCCTGCGACTGCTGTTGGCGCATCCAGCCTATCGAAGCGGGCGTCTCGAGATCGGGGCGCTGACCGCCGGGTCCAATGCGGGAACCACGCTGGGCTCCCTGCAGCCGCATCTGCTGCCGCTGGCGGACCGGGTGCTCGCGCCGACCACCGTCGAGGAGCTGGCCGGACACGACGTGGTGTTCCTGGGACTGCCGCACGGCCAGTCCGCGGCCATCGCGCAGGCGCTGCCGGAATCGACCGTCATCATCGACTGCGGGGCCGACTTCCGGCTCTCCGACGGCGCGGCCTGGGAGAAGTACTACGGCACCCCGCACGCGGGCAGCTGGCCGTACGGGCTGCCGGAGCTGCCGGGCGGGCGGGCGAAGCTGACGGGGGCGACGCGGATCGCCGTCCCCGGCTGCTATCCGACCGTCGCGAGCCTGGCGCTGGCCCCGGCCATCGCGGCCGGAATCATCGAGCCGACGGTGAATGTGGTTGCGGTGAGCGGCACTTCGGGCGCGGGCCGCAAACTCGACGTGGGCCTGCTCGGCTCCGAGGTGATGGGGTCCATGCGGGCCTACAACATCGCGGGCGCGCACCGGCACACCCCGGAGATCTCCCAGAACCTGAAGGCGGCCGGCGGCGTCGACGTGGCGGTGTCCTTCACGCCCGTGCTCGCGCCGCTGCCGCGCGGCATTCTCGCCACCTGCACCGCGCCGGTGAAGGTGGATGCCGCCCAAGCCCGCGCCGTCTACGAAAAAGCCTATGCCGACGAGCCTTTCGTGCACCTGCTGCCCGAAGGCGTGCTGCCGCAGACCGGTTCGGTGCTCGGTTCCAATGCCGTCACCCTGCAGGTGGCCGTGGACGCCGACGCCGGGCTGCTGGTGGTCATCGGCGCGATCGACAACCTGACCAAGGGCACCGCGGGCGCTGCGGTGCAATCGATGAACCTGGCCCTCGGATTCGACGAGACCGCAGGACTTTCCACCGTAGGAGTGGCACCGTGACAACGAGCAACGATGGCAAGCTGGTCCGGTCCCAGGGCGTCACCGCGCCGCTGGGCTTCCGTGCCGCGGGTATCGCGGCCGGCATCAAGAAGAACGGAAAGCCGGACCTGGCACTGGTTTTCAACGAAGGACCCGACTACTCGGCGGCCGGTGTGTTCACCCGCAACAAGGTGAAGGCCGCGCCGGTGCTGTGGTCGCAGCAGGTGCTCACCGGCGGGCGGCTGCGCGCGGTCATCCTGAATTCCGGTGGGGCCAACGCCTGTACCGGTCCGGGCGGCTTCCAGGACACGCACGCCACCGCCGAGGAACTGGCGAAGGCGCTGAGCAACTGGGGAACCGAGACCGGCGCGGGTGAGATCGCGGTCTGCTCAACGGGTCTCATCGGTGATCGGCTGCCCATGGACAAGCTCATTCCGGGCATCACCGAGATCGTGCACGAGATGGGCGGCGGCCTCTCCGGCGGCGCGGAGGCCGCGCGGGCCATCATGACCACCGACACCGTGCCGAAAGAGGCCGCCTTCCACCACCGGGACAAGTGGAATGTGGGCGGGATGGGCAAGGGCGCGGGCATGCTCGCACCGTCGCTGGCCACCATGCTCATCGTGCTCACCACCGACGCCGTGGCCACGCCGCAGCAGCTGGATACCGCGCTGCGCAATGCCACCCGCCTCACCTTCGACCGCCTCGATGTGGACGGCTCCACCTCCACCAATGACACGGTGCTGCTGCTGGCCAATGGCGCCAGCGGCGTCGCGCCCAGCCAGGACGAGCTGAACGCGGCCGTGTACGCGGTGTGCGACGACATCGCCGAGCAGCTCATGTTCGACGCGGAGGGCGTCACCAAGCGGGTGCACATCACCGTCACCGGCGCTCTCGACGAGGAGCAGGCGCTGATCGGTGCACGCGCCATCTCGCGCGACAGCCTGGTCAAGACCGCGTTCTTCGGCTCCGACCCGAACTGGGGCCGGGTGCTGGCGTCCATCGGCATCGCGCCCATCGAACTGGATCCGAATCGGATCTCGGTGTCGTTCAACGGGTCTCCGGTGTGCGTCGACGGCGTCGGCGCGCCCGGCGCGCGGGAGGTGGATCTGTCCGGGCCCGACATCCAGGTGCTCGTCGAGCTCAACCTCGGCGACGGCCAGGCCACCATCCGCACCACCGACCTCTCGCACGGGTACGTCGAAGAGAATTCGGCCTACAGCTCATGAGCGCCGACATCTCCGGGCTCACGGCCCTCGACAAGGCGCACGTTCTCGCCGACGCGCTGCCGTGGCTGCAGAAGTTCCGCGACAAGATCGTGGTCGTGAAGTACGGCGGCAACGCCATGATCGACGACGAGCTCAAGCGGGCCTTCGCCGCCGACATGGCCTTCCTGCGCACCGTCGGCGTGCACCCGGTGGTGGTGCACGGCGGCGGCCCGCAGATCAGCGCCATGCTGAAAAAGCTCGGCCTGCAAGGCGAATTCCGCGGCGGCTTCCGCGTCACCACACCCGAGGTCATGGATGTGGTGCGCATGGTGCTGTTCGGTCAGGTCGGCCGGGAACTGGTGGGGCTCATCAATGCCCACGGCCCGTACGCGGTCGGCATCTCCGGTGAGGACGCGCGGCTGTTCACCGCCACCCGCCGCACCGTGAACGTGGACGGGTTGCCCACCGATATCGGCCTGGTCGGCGACGTCACCGAGGTCAATCCCGACGCGGTGCTGGATCTCATTGCGGCGGGCCGCATTCCGGTGGTCTCCACCATCGCCCCGGATGCGGACGGCGTGGTGCACAACATCAATGCCGACACCGCCGCGGCCGCTCTGGCCGAGGGCATCGGTGCGGAGAAATTGGTCATTCTCACGGATGTGGAAGGGCTGTACACGAATTGGCCGGACCGGTCCTCGCTGACCACCCGCATCGACACCGATGATCTTGCCAAGTTGCTGCCCAGCCTGGATGCGGGCATGGTGCCCAAGATGGAAGCCTGCCTGCGCGCCGTGGAAGGCGGAGTCCCCACCGCGCACGTGATCGACGGTCGCGTGCCGCATTCGGTCCTGCTCGAACTGTTCACCGGGGAGGGCATCGGCACGATGGTCACCCCCGCTCAGGAGATCTCATGAGTACAGCCGACATTCAGGTGCGGTGGTCGGCCGCACTGATGAACAACTACGGCACCCCGAAGGTGGCGCTGGTGCGCGGCGCGGGCGCGGTCGTCTACGACGCCGACGGCAAGCGCTACGTGGACCTCCTCGGTGGCATCGCCGTGAACAGCCTGGGGCATGCGCATCCGGCCATTCTGGAGGCCGTCACGCAGCAGCTCGGCACCCTCGGCCACGTGTCGAATCTGTATGCGAGCGAACCGGTTGTCGAACTGGCCGAGCGGCTGCTCGCGCACTTCGGGGACGGGCACGGCAAGGCGTTCTTCTGCAACTCCGGCACCGAGGCCAATGAGGCCGCGTTCAAGATGGCGCGCCTCACCGGCAAGACCAAGATCGTCGCCTGCGAGGAGGCGTTCCACGGACGCACCATGGGCGCACTGGCTTTGACCGGTCAGCCCGCCAAGCGAGCGCCGTTCGAGCCCATGCCCGCGGGCGTGGTGCACGTGCCCTACGGTGACGCCGCCGCGCTGGAGGCCGCCGTCGACGACCAGACCGCCGCGGTGTTCCTCGAACCCATGATGGGGGAGAGCGGCGTGGTGGTGCCGCCGGCCGACTATCTGGCCAAGGCGCGGGCGATCACCAAAGACCATGGGGCACTGCTGATTCTGGACGAGGTGCAGACCGGTATCGGGCGCACCGGGGCGTTCTACGCGCACCAGGCGGCGGGCATCGTGCCCGATGTGATCACCCTGGCCAAGGGGCTGGGCGGCGGGCTGCCGATCGGTGCGGTGCTGGCGCAGGGGCCGGCCGCGGAGCTGTTGCAGCCGGGCATGCACGGGACCACGTTCGGCGGCAATCCCGTCTGTGCCGCAGCGGCTTTGGCGGTGCTGCGCACCATCGACGAGGAAGGGCTGCTGGCGCACGTCGAATCCGTCGGCAAGATCATTGCCGGGGGCGTCGAGGAACTGGATCACCCGCTGGTCGACCACGTGCGCGGCGCGGGCCTGCTCATCGGCATTCAGCTGACCGAGAATGTTTCCGCCCAGGTGGAAGAGGCCGCGCGGGAGGCGGGGTACCTCGTGAATCCCGCCAAGCCCAATGTCATTCGGCTCGCGCCGCCGCTGGTGCTGACCGAGACCCAGGCCGAGAATTTCGTGTCCGACCTGCCGAGCATTCTGGATGCCGCGCAGGCCAAGGCGGAGGAGAGCAAGTGAGCATCCGGCATTTCCTGCGTGACGACGATGTCACCCCGGCCGAGCAGGCTGAAATCCTCTCGCTGGCCGCGGAATTGAAGAAGGCTCCGCTGTCCCGCCGCCCGCTCGATGGTCCGCGCGGCATCGCGGTCATGTTCGAGAAGAACTCCACGCGTACGCGTTTCTCCTTCGAGATGGGCATCGCGCAGCTCGGCGGGCACGCCGTCGTGGTGGACGGCCGCGACACCCAGCTGGGCCGCGAGGAGACCCTCGCCGACACCGGCCGCGTGCTGTCCCGCTATGTCGACGCCATTGTGTGGCGCACCTTCGAACAGGTTCGTCTCGACGAAATGGCGGGCGCGGCAACGGTTCCCGTGGTGAACGCGCTGTCCAACGAGTTCCACCCCTGCCAGGTGCTGGCCGACCTGCAGACGCTGCGGGAACGCAAGGGCGACGACCTCACCGGCCGCAACCTCACCTATCTGGGCGACGGCGCGAACAATATGGCGCACTCGCTCATGCTGGGCGGCGTCACCGCCGGTCTGAACGTAACCATTGCCGCCCCAGCGGGTTTCGAGCCGCTGCCGTGGATCGTGGAACTGGCCCAGAAGCGGGCCGCCGAAACCGGTGCGAAAATCACCATCACCAATGATCCCCTCGCGGCGGCCGACGGCGCGGACGCGCTCGTCACCGACACCTGGATGTCCATGGGCCAGGAGAACGACGGCCGCGACCGCGTCGCCCCCTTCCGGCCCTTCCAGGTGAACGCGGCGCTGCTGGCCCGCGCCGCCGCGGATGTGACCGTGCTGCACTGCCTTCCGGCGCACCGCAACGAGGAGATCACCGACGAGGTCATCGACGGCCCGCACAGTGCGGTCTGGGACGAGGCGGAGAACCGCCTGCACGCCCAGAAGGCGCTACTGGTGTGGCTGCTGGAGAAACACCTCGGCGGCGCGTCATGAGCAGCGGTGAGCGACGCGAGCGATCGTCGGCCAAATCCGGCCCGGCGATCGCTCGCACCCGCGCCGGCCGCCAGGCCCGGATCATCGCGATTCTGTCCCAGCACGAGGTCCGCAGCCAGACCGAACTGGCCGCCCTGCTGTCCGCCGAAGGCATCGAAACCACCCAGGCCACGCTCTCCCGTGACCTGGACGAACTCGGCGCGGTGAAACTCCGCGCCGCCGACGGCGGGGCCGGGGTCTACGTGGTGCCCGAGGACGGCAGCCCCGTCCGCGGCGTCACCGGCGGCACCGAACGCCTCTCCAAACTCCTCGGCGACCTGCTGGTGTCCACCGACGCCAGCGGCAGCATCGCCGTCCTGCGCACACCCCCGGGCGCGGCGCACTTCCTGGCCAGCGCCCTGGACCGGGCGGCGCTGCCCGAAATCGTCGGCACCATCGCCGGTGACGACACCATCGCCGTCATCGCCCGCGAACCCATGACCGGCGCAGAGCTCGCCGCGAAAATCGAACAACTGGCCTGAGCCGCGAAACCTGTTCGGGCGGGGCAGATGCCGGGCGCAACCCTGCCACCCGGCCTGCGTCGCAGCGCTATTCGGGGAATGGGGCCATGCGGATGAGCTGACGGAAGGCAGCGGTGGTCATGAGCCAGTGGCCGCGGCCGTGGGGGACCGCGGCGGCTTCGGTGGTGACCGCGGCCGTCATGTGGCGTTTGAAGTCGTAGCGGGGGTGGCGCGCAAGGAGATCGGTCACCCAGGCGGGGTCGAGGTCCCACATTCTGCCGCCGAAGACGTCGACCGCCGCGCCCGCGGAGACGAAGCCCAGATCGCCCAGGTCGTCGGCGACGCCGACGGTGAGGTGGGCGGCAATGGCCTTGCCGATGATGTCGGCCTGGTCCTGGGTCGCGCCCGAGGCGAGCGCGAAGTCCATGGCGCGTTCGGCTCCCGTGACCGCGAAACACCGTCCGGGGGTGGGATGTTCGAGGTTCAGGTCGTGCAGCAGGCAGGAGACGTAGGCCAGTTCGTCGTCGTAGGGGACGCCGTCCAGCTCCGAGAGGGCGCGGCCGAAGAAGTAACTGCGGTAGGAATGTTCGAGCACATGCGGCGTAAGGCATTCGCGCGCTTCGGTTTCCGCGGCCTTGGCCAGTTTCGAATCCGGTAGGCGCAGGTCGGTGAAATCCACCCGGCCCGGACCGCGGCGGCCGAGCGCGAGCTTGACCTGACCGGTGAGCATGCGGGGGAGCGCGGAAATCAGTGTGCCGGTGAGCTGGCGGCGTTGCCGCGCGCTCAGGGTGCCGCCCGTCGTGATCGCCCACTCCCAATCGATGCCCTTCGGCGCGCTCATGTCGACCTCCCACGTTGTTCCGGTGCTGCTGTCAGTACATCGGCTGCTCGGGTGGCCGACGAGTGGCATGAATGCCAGTGATGCTCGGATTTCTGCCAAAATGGCGGTGTGCGAAAGGTTGTGGCGCTCGCCCTGGACGGACTCATCACCTACGACCTGACCTGTGTCGTGCAGGCGTTCCGCTGGTGTCCCGGCAAGGACGGCGAACCGCTCGCCTTCCGGCTCGACACCTGTGGCGTGCGACCGGGCCGGGTCGAAACGCCCGACGGCTTCGCGATCCACGTCGACCACGGGCTCGAGGCGCTCACCGATGCCGACATCGTGGTGGTGCCGGGCCGCCTCCCCGGCCCCGTGCCCAGCGAGGTGCTCGACGCGCTGCGGGCGGCGTCCGCGCGCGGCGCGACCATGGTGAGCATCTGCATCGGGGCATTCGTGCTGGCCGAGGCCGGGATCCTGGATGGCCGGCCCGCCACCACCCACTGGGCCTTCTGCGCCGACTTCGCCCGCGCCTACCCGGCCGTCCGATTGGATTCCGGCGCACTGTATGTCGACGACGGCGACGTCCTCACCTCGGCGGGCCTGTCCGCCGGCTGGGACCTGTGCCTGCACATCGTCCGCCGCGAACTCGGCGCGTCCATCGCCGCAGACGTGGCCCGCTGGAATGTCCGCCCGCCCCACCGCGAGGGCGGCCAAGCCCAATACATCCCGAACCCAGTGCGCAACAACGGCATGCGCGGCCGCCTCGCCGCCACCCTGGACTGGGCCGCCGCCGACCCCGCCCCCGAGCTGGCAGTCCCCGCCCTGGCCGAACACGCCCTCATGAGCGAGCGCACCTTCATCCGCACCTTCAAATCCGAAGTCGGCACCACCCCCCGCCGCTGGCTCGACGCCCAGCGCACCGCCCGCGCCCGCGAACTCCTCGAAACCACCGAACTCCCGGTCGAAGTCGTCGCCTCCCAAGCCGGTTTCGGCAGCGTCACCGCCATGCGCGTCCACCTCCGCGCCGCCACCGGCACCACTCCGGCCGAGTACCGGCGCACACTGCGCCGATAGACCAGGCCGGTGCGCGATCGGAGGGCGGCGCTGGTTCTGGCAAGTCCCCTGGACCGTGCAGCGTGCTTCGAGGTGCGCACTGTCGGGGCTCGGGCCGGGGGCGTGGCCGTGGTGATCGGCGAGCCCGGGACCGGCGCAGAGGTGGCTGACAAGATCGAAGGGGCGGCGTGGATCCTGCTGTACGGCAGCAGAATTCCTGGATTGCGGCAGGGCTGTGGGTTTCCTGTGTAGTCGGCGGCGCGCCGGGACGGGTGCCGGTGCGGGCGTACTCTCGGACGCAGTCGACCCATAGCGAGGTACGCCATGTGCGAAGGCGGCAGACATATCGCGGCGTTCGAGGCCGGGACCAGCGAGTACCCGGCGGTCCCGGATGTCGTCTC contains:
- a CDS encoding GlxA family transcriptional regulator, encoding MRKVVALALDGLITYDLTCVVQAFRWCPGKDGEPLAFRLDTCGVRPGRVETPDGFAIHVDHGLEALTDADIVVVPGRLPGPVPSEVLDALRAASARGATMVSICIGAFVLAEAGILDGRPATTHWAFCADFARAYPAVRLDSGALYVDDGDVLTSAGLSAGWDLCLHIVRRELGASIAADVARWNVRPPHREGGQAQYIPNPVRNNGMRGRLAATLDWAAADPAPELAVPALAEHALMSERTFIRTFKSEVGTTPRRWLDAQRTARARELLETTELPVEVVASQAGFGSVTAMRVHLRAATGTTPAEYRRTLRR
- a CDS encoding phosphohydrolase; translation: MAFMPLVGHPSSRCTDSSTGTTWEVDMSAPKGIDWEWAITTGGTLSARQRRQLTGTLISALPRMLTGQVKLALGRRGPGRVDFTDLRLPDSKLAKAAETEARECLTPHVLEHSYRSYFFGRALSELDGVPYDDELAYVSCLLHDLNLEHPTPGRCFAVTGAERAMDFALASGATQDQADIIGKAIAAHLTVGVADDLGDLGFVSAGAAVDVFGGRMWDLDPAWVTDLLARHPRYDFKRHMTAAVTTEAAAVPHGRGHWLMTTAAFRQLIRMAPFPE
- the argB gene encoding acetylglutamate kinase encodes the protein MSADISGLTALDKAHVLADALPWLQKFRDKIVVVKYGGNAMIDDELKRAFAADMAFLRTVGVHPVVVHGGGPQISAMLKKLGLQGEFRGGFRVTTPEVMDVVRMVLFGQVGRELVGLINAHGPYAVGISGEDARLFTATRRTVNVDGLPTDIGLVGDVTEVNPDAVLDLIAAGRIPVVSTIAPDADGVVHNINADTAAAALAEGIGAEKLVILTDVEGLYTNWPDRSSLTTRIDTDDLAKLLPSLDAGMVPKMEACLRAVEGGVPTAHVIDGRVPHSVLLELFTGEGIGTMVTPAQEIS
- a CDS encoding acetylornithine transaminase; amino-acid sequence: MSTADIQVRWSAALMNNYGTPKVALVRGAGAVVYDADGKRYVDLLGGIAVNSLGHAHPAILEAVTQQLGTLGHVSNLYASEPVVELAERLLAHFGDGHGKAFFCNSGTEANEAAFKMARLTGKTKIVACEEAFHGRTMGALALTGQPAKRAPFEPMPAGVVHVPYGDAAALEAAVDDQTAAVFLEPMMGESGVVVPPADYLAKARAITKDHGALLILDEVQTGIGRTGAFYAHQAAGIVPDVITLAKGLGGGLPIGAVLAQGPAAELLQPGMHGTTFGGNPVCAAAALAVLRTIDEEGLLAHVESVGKIIAGGVEELDHPLVDHVRGAGLLIGIQLTENVSAQVEEAAREAGYLVNPAKPNVIRLAPPLVLTETQAENFVSDLPSILDAAQAKAEESK
- the argC gene encoding N-acetyl-gamma-glutamyl-phosphate reductase; the encoded protein is MADTSGGPTVRVAVAGASGYAGGEVLRLLLAHPAYRSGRLEIGALTAGSNAGTTLGSLQPHLLPLADRVLAPTTVEELAGHDVVFLGLPHGQSAAIAQALPESTVIIDCGADFRLSDGAAWEKYYGTPHAGSWPYGLPELPGGRAKLTGATRIAVPGCYPTVASLALAPAIAAGIIEPTVNVVAVSGTSGAGRKLDVGLLGSEVMGSMRAYNIAGAHRHTPEISQNLKAAGGVDVAVSFTPVLAPLPRGILATCTAPVKVDAAQARAVYEKAYADEPFVHLLPEGVLPQTGSVLGSNAVTLQVAVDADAGLLVVIGAIDNLTKGTAGAAVQSMNLALGFDETAGLSTVGVAP
- the argJ gene encoding bifunctional glutamate N-acetyltransferase/amino-acid acetyltransferase ArgJ, which translates into the protein MRRDRRTFHRRSGTVTTSNDGKLVRSQGVTAPLGFRAAGIAAGIKKNGKPDLALVFNEGPDYSAAGVFTRNKVKAAPVLWSQQVLTGGRLRAVILNSGGANACTGPGGFQDTHATAEELAKALSNWGTETGAGEIAVCSTGLIGDRLPMDKLIPGITEIVHEMGGGLSGGAEAARAIMTTDTVPKEAAFHHRDKWNVGGMGKGAGMLAPSLATMLIVLTTDAVATPQQLDTALRNATRLTFDRLDVDGSTSTNDTVLLLANGASGVAPSQDELNAAVYAVCDDIAEQLMFDAEGVTKRVHITVTGALDEEQALIGARAISRDSLVKTAFFGSDPNWGRVLASIGIAPIELDPNRISVSFNGSPVCVDGVGAPGAREVDLSGPDIQVLVELNLGDGQATIRTTDLSHGYVEENSAYSS
- a CDS encoding arginine repressor, which gives rise to MSSGERRERSSAKSGPAIARTRAGRQARIIAILSQHEVRSQTELAALLSAEGIETTQATLSRDLDELGAVKLRAADGGAGVYVVPEDGSPVRGVTGGTERLSKLLGDLLVSTDASGSIAVLRTPPGAAHFLASALDRAALPEIVGTIAGDDTIAVIAREPMTGAELAAKIEQLA
- the argF gene encoding ornithine carbamoyltransferase produces the protein MSIRHFLRDDDVTPAEQAEILSLAAELKKAPLSRRPLDGPRGIAVMFEKNSTRTRFSFEMGIAQLGGHAVVVDGRDTQLGREETLADTGRVLSRYVDAIVWRTFEQVRLDEMAGAATVPVVNALSNEFHPCQVLADLQTLRERKGDDLTGRNLTYLGDGANNMAHSLMLGGVTAGLNVTIAAPAGFEPLPWIVELAQKRAAETGAKITITNDPLAAADGADALVTDTWMSMGQENDGRDRVAPFRPFQVNAALLARAAADVTVLHCLPAHRNEEITDEVIDGPHSAVWDEAENRLHAQKALLVWLLEKHLGGAS